A region from the Dermacentor andersoni chromosome 11, qqDerAnde1_hic_scaffold, whole genome shotgun sequence genome encodes:
- the LOC126518369 gene encoding uncharacterized protein isoform X1 encodes MSPRSRLLDFGCRLARMSSRMAGDEDDSKEEDDKSDEKGDDDKKDEDHKEDEEDEDDDAGGDKDGALGKKKKPPDSMMVQRKSVSRSGAAGIAAQQIAEGADQMQMAMTVVGLAVFVIIILSVGGFVFWKVFFSSSESAEQPPIEDAATENSSGGVPPFHEMPEGDFWDSEWRAIFRHARVRKSSGGAILNLLTFRHVVKLAISSARIGPEPFYGLYDWLRMPPLQNLMAPERHRSPSCSQRTPKASKRMSKSNPGT; translated from the exons ATGGCGGGCGATGAAGACGATAGCAAGGAGGAGGACGACAAGAGCGACGAGAAGGGCGACGACGATAAGAAGGACGAGGATCACAAGGAGGAcgaggaagacgaagacgacgacgcggGCGGGGACAAGGACGGCGCCctggggaagaagaagaagccgccGGACTCCATGATGGTGCAGAGGAAGTCCGTCAGCCGATCCGG AGCTGCGGGTATCGCCGCCCAGCAGATCGCCGAAGGCGCGGACCAGATGCAAATGGCGATGACCGTCGTGGGTCTCGCggtcttcgtcatcatcatcctcagcgTCGGCGGTTTCGTCTTCTGGAAGGTCTTCTtttcgt CAAGCGAATCCGCGGAACAACCGCCGATCGAGGACGCGGCAA cgGAAAATAGCAGCGGAGGAGTTCCTCCATTCCACGAAATGCCGGAAGGAGACTTCTGGGACAGTGAGTGGCGTGCGATCTTCCGGCACGCCCGCGTGCGCAAGAGCTCTGGGGGTGCTATTCTGAACCTTCTCACGTTCCGCCACGTAGTCAAACTCGCCATCTCGTCAGCTAGGATTGGCCCAGAGCCCTTCTACGGCCTCTATGATTGGCTCAGGATGCCGCCATTACAGAATCTGATG GCTCCGGAACGCCACCGGTCTCCATCGTGTTCGCAGAGGACGCCGAAAGCGTCGAAGAGA ATGTCCAAGTCGAACCCAGGAACATAA
- the LOC126518369 gene encoding uncharacterized protein isoform X2, with amino-acid sequence MSPRSRLLDFGCRLARMSSRMAGDEDDSKEEDDKSDEKGDDDKKDEDHKEDEEDEDDDAGGDKDGALGKKKKPPDSMMVQRKSVSRSGAAGIAAQQIAEGADQMQMAMTVVGLAVFVIIILSVGGFVFWKVFFSSSESAEQPPIEDAATENSSGGVPPFHEMPEGDFWDSSGTPPVSIVFAEDAESVEENVQVEPRNISGLEDPSAVALDYV; translated from the exons ATGGCGGGCGATGAAGACGATAGCAAGGAGGAGGACGACAAGAGCGACGAGAAGGGCGACGACGATAAGAAGGACGAGGATCACAAGGAGGAcgaggaagacgaagacgacgacgcggGCGGGGACAAGGACGGCGCCctggggaagaagaagaagccgccGGACTCCATGATGGTGCAGAGGAAGTCCGTCAGCCGATCCGG AGCTGCGGGTATCGCCGCCCAGCAGATCGCCGAAGGCGCGGACCAGATGCAAATGGCGATGACCGTCGTGGGTCTCGCggtcttcgtcatcatcatcctcagcgTCGGCGGTTTCGTCTTCTGGAAGGTCTTCTtttcgt CAAGCGAATCCGCGGAACAACCGCCGATCGAGGACGCGGCAA cgGAAAATAGCAGCGGAGGAGTTCCTCCATTCCACGAAATGCCGGAAGGAGACTTCTGGGACA GCTCCGGAACGCCACCGGTCTCCATCGTGTTCGCAGAGGACGCCGAAAGCGTCGAAGAGA ATGTCCAAGTCGAACCCAGGAACATAAGCGGCTTAGAAGATCCGTCAGCAGTCGCGCTGGATTACGTGTAA